One window of the Granulicella arctica genome contains the following:
- a CDS encoding NAD(P)/FAD-dependent oxidoreductase: MSKKAIIIGAGPAGLTAALELLRRSDVQPIILEASEEIGGISRTIRYKGNRMDIGGHRFFSKSDRVMQWWIDLMPPVDDSETIAEISYQGKRRIVTVPARLEEEPVLRGMGPLLAIETDTEETDGADEPHPGEHGHTETVVAAEPANPDLVMLIRPRKSRIYYLRKFFAYPITLTAETLGNLGVARTFRVGTSYLKSRISQIAPEKSLEDFLINRFGRQLYLTFFKSYTEKVWGTPCDQISAEWGAQRIKGLSLTTAVKHFVKKTFAKKRKQDLSQKGTDTSLIERFMYPKFGPGQLWEHVAEEIVRLGGEIHMGLKVDAIRCEGKQVVSLDAVNDLDQRQTFAGDYFFSTMPMKDLIRAIDAPVPLPVREVAEGLQYRDFITVGILANRLSVTEPDGGLLKDTWIYIQEPDVLLGRLQVFNNWSPYMVADPTKVWLGLEYFCYESDPLWTMPDKELKAFAAAELQKIGILKVSEVLDGHVVRVPKTYPAYFGTYDRFDELRAFTDSFENLFLVGRNGMHKYNNQDHSMLTAMTAVDGIIAGHVDKDALWGINTEQEYHEEKK; encoded by the coding sequence TTGAGCAAGAAAGCAATCATCATTGGAGCCGGTCCTGCAGGACTGACCGCAGCGCTCGAACTTTTACGGCGCAGCGACGTTCAGCCCATCATCCTTGAAGCAAGCGAGGAGATCGGCGGCATCTCGCGAACGATCCGCTACAAGGGAAATCGGATGGACATCGGCGGCCACCGCTTCTTCTCGAAGAGTGACCGGGTCATGCAATGGTGGATCGACCTGATGCCGCCGGTTGATGACAGCGAGACGATCGCTGAGATCAGCTACCAGGGAAAACGTCGCATTGTGACGGTTCCGGCACGTCTTGAGGAAGAACCGGTTCTGCGCGGCATGGGCCCGCTCCTGGCAATCGAAACGGACACGGAAGAGACCGACGGAGCCGATGAGCCACACCCCGGTGAGCACGGGCACACCGAGACGGTCGTCGCGGCAGAGCCTGCCAATCCCGACCTGGTGATGCTGATTCGCCCGCGGAAGAGCCGTATCTACTACCTGCGCAAGTTCTTCGCCTACCCCATTACGTTGACGGCCGAGACACTTGGCAATCTTGGAGTAGCACGGACGTTTCGAGTCGGCACCAGCTATCTCAAGTCGCGGATTAGCCAGATTGCCCCGGAAAAGAGTCTTGAAGACTTCCTCATCAATCGCTTTGGACGCCAGCTCTACCTCACCTTTTTCAAGAGCTACACCGAAAAGGTTTGGGGAACGCCATGTGACCAGATCTCGGCAGAATGGGGAGCACAGCGAATCAAGGGCCTCAGCCTGACAACGGCGGTCAAGCACTTCGTCAAAAAGACGTTCGCGAAGAAGCGCAAGCAGGATCTCTCACAAAAAGGCACGGACACTAGCCTGATTGAGCGGTTTATGTACCCCAAGTTCGGCCCTGGCCAACTTTGGGAGCATGTCGCCGAGGAGATTGTCAGACTTGGTGGTGAGATTCACATGGGGCTCAAGGTCGATGCGATCCGTTGCGAGGGCAAGCAGGTTGTTTCACTCGACGCCGTCAATGATCTCGACCAGCGCCAGACCTTCGCCGGGGATTACTTCTTCTCTACGATGCCGATGAAGGACCTCATCCGGGCCATCGATGCGCCCGTCCCGCTTCCCGTACGTGAGGTGGCGGAAGGCCTGCAGTATCGGGACTTCATCACTGTAGGCATCCTCGCAAACCGGTTGAGCGTGACGGAACCGGATGGCGGTCTGTTGAAAGATACGTGGATCTACATTCAGGAGCCCGATGTGCTGCTCGGACGCCTGCAGGTCTTTAATAATTGGAGCCCCTACATGGTGGCTGACCCAACCAAGGTGTGGCTCGGGCTCGAGTATTTCTGCTACGAGAGTGATCCGCTGTGGACGATGCCGGATAAGGAGTTGAAGGCCTTTGCCGCCGCCGAGCTTCAGAAGATCGGCATCCTCAAGGTCTCCGAGGTGCTCGACGGACACGTTGTGCGCGTGCCCAAGACCTACCCTGCCTATTTCGGCACCTACGACCGCTTCGACGAACTGCGAGCCTTTACCGATAGTTTCGAAAACCTTTTTCTCGTAGGTCGAAATGGGATGCACAAGTACAACAATCAGGATCACAGTATGCTGACTGCGATGACCGCCGTCGACGGAATCATCGCTGGTCACGTCGATAAGGATGCCCTGTGGGGCATCAATACAGAGCAGGAATACCACGAGGAGAAGAAATAG